The following nucleotide sequence is from Drosophila kikkawai strain 14028-0561.14 chromosome 2L, DkikHiC1v2, whole genome shotgun sequence.
ACCAGCCCTCAAGTGGTTAGCGAAAATTATTTGGCCACAAGAAGCCATTTCTAGGGCTCCACTTGCGTGCCGGAGTATGGAGCACGGACGAGCGAACTaggagccaggagccaggagTCCGCAGTTCGCAGGAGAGTCCCTGGCTCAGCAGGATTGCGTGTACATAGCTCGGCACACGCCAACTGCAGGACGAAAAAGTAACGAAAAAATTGCGCCGGTTTgggggggaaaatggggaaaaaggaACTTGGAGAAAACTGTTCTAGGTGGCCCATATCAATTATGTCAGCAGTAAGACATCGCCGAGTCATGCCAAGCCCAGAAGCACAACTATTATGTACCAAAAGGgcaggcactgagagaaaatgtACAGAATAAGATGTCactaataaaaattgttttagatataatgtttttataatacaataacttaaatattaaatttctttttcttatcACCTTTGTTTgtaaatacgaaaatatatttaagattttaaaagttCTAGAAGGTTGAAGCTGTATTCaaacttgggaattataagttTAAAGTTAGCTAGAAGGACATGATATTTATTAGTCTAATTTGTAGGATGAACTGCCTCAAGTAAGAATAATTCAGATCTCGTTTAACAAGTTTTTAAgtggaaaattgtaaaactaattaagaaaattttaaatctaaatagaaatataataagcttaattcttcaatttaaaattaataaatcctTTCTTCTCTCAGTGTATTCCCAAAGCTGGAACGCGTCCACTCAagcatgtatatatatttttactactATTTCCCACAAAACAATTACACAAAATGCTAAAAGGCATCCCGCAAAACAATAGCAACAAAGTAGCACTATCCGGGAGGAGAGCGCTGTAATATTTAGCAGTCGTGAAGGGAATAACTGGAGCCTGATAAACACGACAACGTCACGAATTCATTTCAACAGAAGAATAACAAAATTCGGAGCAGGCAGCAAAAGTATCTGTGACTGAAAGTAACTTCCTTTCGGGGGCCTTGACGTTTGCCTCTTGTTTAATGACTTGCCACGACCCCCTTCTGCTCTAGGGAAGCAAGGAAGGAAGGGTTCAAGGTGGTGGTGGCTTGGGTGGCCATAAAATTCGGGCTAGAGAAGCCAACACAATACCCCAATTTCTTTTGCCAATTGCATTCAATTCGTGAGCACTCTCcttattttcttttgattcaatttcatttcttGAGCGTGCGGCAAATTGCGTGTTGCGGCGTTTGTTGGAATAAATTGCATCAGTTATTGGCACATTTGCATGATTTCTCTATAAGCATTCCCGGGACTTACCCTTCCCCTCACCCGGTGATATGCATTTTGCCAGCACGCAAGCTTTAATCTTGCGAAAAACTGCTGAAAGCCTGCAACAGGTTGCGTGGAAATTGCAGCTCTTGCACTGCCACGAAAATGCTAGCAAAGTGCatgaataattaatttcactCGTTTTTAGCCAGAGATTTGCCATGTGCAGAAGTGCAACCTTacaaatgcattttaattacttaGCCATGGGTGGTTTTTATGAAGTAATTAACTTTATCACTTAACAGTTTGGGTATTTGGTGTTCTTATTCAAACAACAATTTACATAATAGTTCTAAACTGTTACAGGTTCCATCATATTTTAAAGtgtgggtttttcttttctaaaatgaatagaaaattaaatatacttctttaatatatatcgAATCCTagaattgaaattgttttggGAAGAAAAGGTTCAGGTTTTTGACATGCCCCACGGCTGAAGCCATTTATAATTACAGAAGCTCAAGGAGGAAAGGACAAAGATAATTTCAAAAGGATACATTTTCTTACACTCCTCAACTTTCTGATACTTTTTTAGGTACATATTTTTACCACATTTAAAAGTTATCATCCAGCATATTGGCAAACCCTTAAACtttcctttaaattttttctttgatGTCCTGTAAGGGGtgttggttgttgtttttagggTCATTTGATGGAAGGAATTGGGGCAAAAATGATGCCAGTATTGCCTCATAAAAGGGCCAATGATTATGAGTGCCTGCTCCCTGCGCCCTGATCCTACCACCTCCGTCAAAACCATTTCCCCTGGAAGCATGCCACTTAATAGTTATGCGTGCAATTTCCTGTGCTTGGTGCCTCAAGCGTTTTGTCGTTGTTTTTGCCATTGCCGCCGAGGTTGTTTGTGGCATTCCTGGTTGTCATCGCCATTGacgggcagcggcagcggcggcacaCGGGAAATTGCTGGCAAATTGACAGCTTTGTTTTGTGCCAATGATTTTGTGTTGTCGGCGGCTTTTTGAAAACCACCCACGAAGTCGGCTCACATGTCCCATTACCCTCATGTCCTCTCTATGCTGTGTAGTTATGGACTGGGAGACGATGTGGCAAGGACGAGCGTGTAACATAACACAAAGGGCCAGGAGAACGGCACATTGAAAACCTGGCAACTTGGTTTCGAGGGCAGCAGCAAGAATTGTTGTTAATTTAAGGAATGAGGttattaaaagcaaaaagagaaagcttaaaatatattttaggtgCTATCTATAATCTTAACcctaataatataaaaacaattctcaaataaaaaataatttttaagattttattatttaatcgaAAACCTAGAACGTCTCCGGTAATATATTCCTTGATTCTTTATGACTGAACCGCTAAGCAACCCTCGCATACCCATGTACGCCCACAGCTTTGTGCGATTAAAGTGCGTATTCGCCTTGTATTACCAGCAAAGGCGGAAGCCAAGACAGAATAGGACAAAACCTAATAGCAGGACAACATCACGGCCCCAAGGTCCTTTCATTTGATGCGACTATTTTGGAAACATTTACCCACAGCTCTGTCCCACCCCTCCATCCCTTGGTCAGTGGCCAGGATCCAGTGGCCCATAACTCCCATGGCTCTTGAGGTCGGTAAGTTGTCTATGTGGCAGAAATTGGCAGTTAACATCATTTGTTATTGATTTTCGCATTGGGTAATACCCAATATCAGCTGCTCTGTCCGTTAGTCTTCAAGGTGGGGTCGACTCCTGTCCTGTACCGGGGGTTATTTGCTTTTTGGGTCACTCCCATTGTCCGCGGCTAAAGATGATTGATGAGGGAGTCGACAACGCTTGTATGGTAACCTTCAACTTGGTCCCCGTGGTAGGGGTTTTCGGTGTACTGTTGACCCAATTTCCATGCGGTCGGTCGATGGGGGTCTCTTCTCTTCTCCGCCTGCCTGCTCCTGActcatttgaatattattcGCAATTTTAATTGGTTGGCTGCAGGTACCTCACTGCTAACCCATTAATTATAATGCGCATACATCACTTAACGCAACCTGACAATCCGCCACTTGTCCAATCAGAGTTAATGACTATTAATGATACAGTTTCCAATTACTTGCTTGCCACACCCTCGCGCCGCGGACGCCTCTTTTGCGAGGATTGCTtcggcttctgctgctgcagcataATTGTGAATATTGGTAATTTTCTTTGTAATTGTGAGTTAttgaatatatgtacatatatatttttttgtatttattttagcaCTGTGCGCTTCTCTCGCGCATTATTTTTCGCGTTTGCCCGATGTGTGCAGAGTCCGAAACTGAAAAcacattaaatttatttccacCTTATCGGCGGCATATGAATGAAGCCGCAAATGGCATTTaatttgtggattttttttcAACAATAGATATCTGCCCCGATGATTACCGCACTCATACCTATACGCAGCATTTTATATCTACCTTAAATTTTACAGAAAATGTGATTTCTTTTCCGTACACATATATTCTTTTTgaggttttattattatttgtttttatcatAATTAAACAAAGCCGAATGTTGCGTCAGCGACAGCGGCAATGATAAGAGACTTTCTGCTCAGTGTACAGTGAGTGTACTTCTTTGGGACGACACTGTGAGAAGTTATGCTAATTGAAAAAGACATGGCAACTTTTATGGAAGGGCCAGAGTCTAGACTCAAGAGGCAATCATCGATTACGGATAAAAGTAAGCAGCTATATGTCATTTAAAGGTAgaataaattatatgaaataaacaaattattccTAATTTAAGATATTGTTGTTGGTAAAACCCAAGATTGTGCATTGAGCCTAtaaagtttcttttaaaaatcatGTTATGTACACCTGActgaaaaactaaattaaaacgAACGCatctcttaaaaatttaagtctatattattattttacttataatgtttttatattttaaaatccattATTATTTGACTCTAAACCTtccaaaaacaataatattttggTGACATCTTCACACACTTAAAGACTTTACAACTTTTGTGCAGTGCATTAAGAAAATAAGACTCCCCTTATATCATCTTATTTTTTGACATCTCTTTAGGCCATCGGATCGAAGTAATTTGTTAgcttttatttgtaaaatctTTAGTACGCGTCGGCCCTCGTTTGACGATTTGTCTTCATAAATCGGAAGTGTGCGTAAGCACGACCTCCCCGGCCCCCTTTTAAGAGCTTAAAACGAAAGCCGGGGATTTGCTCGGCCTGATTTGGGGCTTTTAGTGGGCACTGTTCCCCAACCGGCTGGCTGACTTGTGAGCTTTGCCAGGAACTGTGACACGCTAAACTAATTTCGGTGTCGGCGGCACATGTAAACCGAATTAAAGTGACAGCCTCTTGGCAGACGCAGTGCTCCTGCTGCCTTATTTCGTATCCTTATTCCGTATTATTTCCTACCCAGCCGATGGCGTTGGGCTTGATTAATTTTTGGGGCCGACAAGTGGGAGACGCAAATCATCATCTACGACGTGGGGCGACTTGTGGTGCCGCGGTGCTGCTGAATGCAGGGTGCGGGTAATTGCGTATTTTGCGAGTGAGCACACAAAAAGACAGCAGAAGCAATCATACCAATGCACTCGGAAAAAAATAGTATTGAGATgtcattttttaaaactcatcttttggatttttttaatatttttaaaagtgctTTAAATGAACAAATTGTAAAACACGAATTCAACACAAATATATTACTTCTAAAAGATACCTAAAGGTACCagtaataaacaaatattaatacacCACAAAAGTTGATAACAGAATGCTTAACTATGACCATAATATATAGCATTACACATGTCTTAAGTGGCTTTAAGAATAatatattgttattgttaacgGGACTACGAAAGACCATATTTAATAATCGTGAAATGCCATAGCATAAAATCATTAACGGAATCAAAAGACTTGTTCCAATAGTACCTtacatattttcaaattaaattactatGTATGTTATTATAAGAATTACATTTAAAGTTgttaattttgttatattattttgaaccattaaaaattaagcaaattttcaataagatatgaaataaaatcctTCAAATATTCcccatcttttaaaattaGGTGTTGTATCATCTTAAGTAGTTTTCctatataataattaacaaaactgcttttaaaattaatgtgaatattctaaataatttttccGAGTGCAAAACATCAAGACAGACACACAAAGTGAATGTGCAGATCAGGATGAAGGGTGTAGGACAAACCGCAAGCGGACGAATCGTCGTTTATTATTGGAGCAATCGCCGTAGCCGTTCTCATGGATGTGACTGTGGCGACGGGCGTAGCTGAGGACGAATGTGGAGCTGGAGGACGACGATGAGGGGGCCGAGCTGCATCTGGGACAGACAAAACAAATGACAAATGACACAAAGACAATGCAGCCTGGCCCCAGCTAAGGGGGAGAGAGCATGTTGCCTCCAAGCTTAAATgttcaatattatttataggGGGCAACAATCtaaacccaaacccaagccCGCGATACAAGACAAAACTAGAACAATGGCTCCGGATTAGCTCCAAGACTTTGCGTGTCAATGCTAAGCCCTCGACGAGTTCTCGGAATTGCCCTTCGACAACTTAATGCCGATGGCAAGTCGTTCCAGCCAACTTCAGCTAATTACTCACAGGGGAGGGGAACACCCGAGGAGTTCCACAGTGCGGAGCAGATGAAAGGAGTGTGCGGTCAACGAACGACGGACAAAGAAAGATGCAAAACTCAATCAGCCAAGAACGATGTGAGCTAAATATTGGGTTGCTGTATGCTATAGTTAAGGTTGGAATACcctataaaatgtataatagaaaaaactgTTTTacattatgtttatttttaaataaatttatttggtcttaatatttctagcctactacTAAACATAGGTCTTAACCTGAGGATAacattgatatttatttttaaaagcttccCCAAAATGCTTCCTTTATAATGCCAATATTTTCCCAGCTTTTATATCTCATAAAAAACATGAACAgctcaatattttctttatagaAATTACAGTACTAAAAACGACAAGAAAAAGTATGAGAAATTTGGGAAAACATTTGTTTTCTAGTACACCTCATCATCAGCCCAAAACTGTCAAGACAAGCTATAAAGAAAAACGTGGGAAAAAACACCAACGAAAGTCAAATGAAAGCGAAAAACCTTTTTCGTAAATTTCCGTTTATGTCCATTTTCCTCAAATAGAAATGCGAGAGCCATCAAAGGTCCTCTAATAATAATGAAAGAAcaaactattttcataaatttccaTTACCTACACCAAGAGAATGCCATGGCTGCACTTTCATCAGGCCAAAAAAAGAGCGTTCAATAAAAATCCAGCGAGGGCAAATCATTGAGGGACTCGTTGGCCCCCGCTTAATCAGTCTGCTGGGAGCTGTTATGGCTGCCTGGGATGGCTGTCAGCCGCTCGGTTACCCGCACTCATACCGATTCCCGTTGGTAGTTTCAATTTCGTCGCTTTTATTCTGCACATTCCGGGGGATTGGAGCGCTCGTCGCCAGTGCAGCAATGCATATAAATGACGTAGCAATTTGGAAGCCGTTTGTTATGCGAAGCTTTGCTTTGTTGCTCCACAATTAGAATCGCCAACTGGGGGGCACTCAACTTAAAGGCGTCTACATGGCCTCAAATGGAACACTTTGGCGAATGATATTTCAGACAAAAGACAAGTTGCTTTAGTAAATTTCATCTCCTGAAATCTTGGAAACTATTTATTAGATTATTTGGAACGTAGTAAGTAGTTTGGGACACATGGAACTGCTCCTATACTTATACGCTAACTCTAAGCAACTAGGAACTAAATCGGGGAAAATTCTGTAAGTTTTGGCCACGTGAGATTTGGTGTGTGTGGTTCAGCATAGGAGAAGATATCCCCTTGATCAGATGGCGGCCGCCTGTCTACGATTCCAGCGCCACACAGTGGCGTCATCGCACACGTAGACCAGGACGCTGGCGTCGCGGGAGAAGGCGATCTGTCGCACAGTGGATACGCTGCGCGTATTACTCAGTGTGGTCATGACCGCACCCTCCGGGTCGCTGGGATCCAGCTCCCACACATACACCTTGCCCTGCTGGTTGCCCAGGGCAATTACCTTTTGCCAGGGATTGAACCCGAAGCGCACAAACCAAATCTCACATTCGTCGTACTCGAACTCCGCGATGATTGTGCAGGAGGAATCGCTCGGCTTTACCTGTTCGAAGCTCTGGTGGAGTTGCCCGGGTTTCCAGCAAACGATGGCATTCTCGCAGGACTTGGAGAGCACAAAGTTGCCGAACCACTGGACGCAGTCCACATAATTCCTATGTATGTCCCTCGTGGAGAAGTCGGGAAAGTGCTTGGTCACCGTGGGAAAGGGCAAGGTGGACTTCTCCTGGCTGAAGGTATTCGATAGCTCGATCTTGTGGTGGAATTCGGGTGTATTCAGGCACCACAGCTTCAGCGAGTGATCCATGCCGCTGGATACAATGCGATCGCCTCGCATATTGAAGTCTATGGACAGCACTTCGTCGCGATGTCCCTCCACGCCGCCCAAGATGGCAATGCAGACGTGACTTTGAATGTTCCACAACCTGATGGCATGATCCTTGCTGCCCGAGAGCAACAGCTGCAGCTTGTGCGGATGGAACTTGAGCTCATTGATGGCCTGGCCGTGGCCAATGTAGTTTCCCACCGCCTCGTTTTGTTCAATGTCAATCACTCGGATGACGCCGCGGTAGCCAGCCGCAGCCAATAGAGGGGCTGAGGTCTTAAGGTCGTAGGACCAGGCGCATGTGTAAAATACCTCATCGGGCTGGGAAGCAGAGTCGGAATATGTTAACTTAAGCCATGATAAAGCGCCTTCCAAAGGCTAACTCACATCCGGATCGGCGTAGCAGTGGAGCAGCTGCATTCCGCCCTGCCGCGGGCACTCGTACACCGTCACCCGGTTGCTGCCGGCGGTGGCAAACACCTGCGGCTCCTCCTTGCCCAGCAGCGTGTTGAAGGCGACGCCAAAGATATTGGCTCCATGGTTCTCCTTCACAAAAGTGCTTCGATGGAAGGGAAATCAGTTGCTTGCTCCTCAATGCTCTCTGTTTTTCGCAACTTACTCGTATTTGTAGGCGGCGCGGCTCTTTGGCTTGGATTTGGTGCTGCGGCGACCACGCCGTTTGCTCCGCGTGCTGGACGAGGGCGACTTGCTGCGCGACGTGGTGCTGTTGGTGGTATAGCTGGCCGATTCGTCCTGCGTTGTTGTCCCAGCGAAAAGATCATTAATTCCACTTTTTCCAGCTCCATTTGTCAttcggtttttgtttgttacTTACGCCGCATGAGTCGTCGGAGTCCTCGGCTTCGTTGTTGCCGTTTTTCACTTTGTCACTGTTCATTTTGTAGGCCGCGCACGTTCACAGCGTTAGCTAGCGTTTAAATTGCGACACCGAAACGGCAATTAACTAGGTTTAATTATTAGTTTTGCTGCtcaaaacaataataataataatagcaatTCCGCGGGAAAAATGGAATAAGTTATCGGGTTGAGCACTCAcgatactatcgatatatcgaatATTTGGTCTTGCCACTATCGAGTATAAGGTCTCAATCAATTTATCGGTAATATTAAggtgtttttataaatatagatatatatattttttattatatttttcaaaacatcgaaaatatcgaaggTGATGATGTTTTCCCACCTCTAATCTGTATCAGCTGTTTATTTTCAGTTTCGATCTTGATAAATCGATAGCACAGAAGCGCgcgaaatttaaaactttcaaAATGACAAGACACATGCGCAAGCTAGTTTTTAGGAAAACAGAAACGAAATAACTTGTAGGACAAGAACATGCCATGGATTTGTGTGTGTTAGACAAACTTCAAAACATTTATGTACAAAAATTACACTGCTGAGACGAATTATTAAGCGattttgttcatatttttatatttttgtcacAAGAGTACAAGTTTTGAGCATTAACTAAGTGAAAATTAGAAGTTTTTTATTATCAAAGTATAGTTCAAAGTcgcaaaaaaaatgtatttaatttttatttattacaaggtttaattaaatttgttgaaTGGGAAAAACTATAGCCATTTAGCATATTTGTCTAGTTTTGcttaattttgatattttaaaactatatttcaTCAATAAACTAGTGGCAAAAAACGaacactttaaataatatatttattttccttgaagataaacatattttatcaatatttgcctaatgttttaatattttactgcAAATGTTTCTGTACAAAAGACGCGGCAAGGAACATTTACAAGGAGGCGCAGgtggaaaacaaaacaagtgttattttattttattttttattttgttttttgcgaCTATTAAAAGAAAGGTATTTACAACAGAAGCGAGCAAGAGTTGTTGGGGGTGAAAAAGGGGACAGAGGCTAGACAGAAGATTACAGCAGAGGAAATCGGTAGCCACAGGTcggcagacagacagagatAGAGTTGGATAGAGAATAGAGATAGAGGAGACAGAGTTTAGAGAGTTATTGTAGAACGTAGATAGTATATGGTAAGTTCATTCTGGAGCTGTGTTGGTTAACGCAAAACGTCAAATCAAAATCGCAAAAATTGCAAATCGCAAAACGAACAAACTGAAGAGGCAGATAACGGATAAACTGTTAGCTTAGAAATCAAATTTCAAGTACGTTTTGTTCGTCGACATGGACCTGGCCCAGGTGGGTGTCCGCAGGCGTCGTTGCCGATGCACGGTCGCTGGATTACCACTGCTACTGCTACCGCCACTGGTTACACTTTCCGCCGCCTTGGCACTGGGAtctgtggttgctgctgctgcggatgGTGTTGCGGATGCTGAGGCGGAGGTGGGCGCAGGAGATGCCCCTTTTGATGAATTCTCCTCCAGCACGGATTCCCTAACGGTCTCCAAAGCTGGCTGCAATTTGGGGGCTGCGGGAGCGGTGCTGGCACTGGGATCCGACGACGGGGACGTGGTTGCCGGAGGCCCTGTGGGTCCGCTGTGCGTCTGTGGTGCTTGGGACACGCCCTTTGTGCGTCCCTCTATGCTAGCCTGATTGTCGCCCGTCGTGGCCTCAGCTCCAACAGGTGCCACCTCCCCCTTCTGCTCTTCCTCCACTTTCTTTAGGCTACAGCTGCTGTTGGAGTTGTTGTTGTCCTGCTGCTGGTCAGGATCTCGACCGTGACTATGGCGACTGCAGCTTAGGTTCTTGCAATCCCCATTGCAGCCCTCTCTGCAGGATGTTCAAAATGAATTCCAGGTGAATCCCAGGCAGGCGGCCAAGTGTTCCGTCGCCCAGCAGTTGGCAGTGAGTAACAGCGAACCAGTGCAAGGGGGCAATTGTTAGATTACGATGTTGTTGCATTGCATTCGGttggtatgtgtgtgtttgtgaattttgtatttatttttattggtttgtttttagataaatagtttttgtcaatagaaagaaaaaatatataaatagaacATCAGTTGAGAGATTGTGGTAAAGCTTTAAAGTTTAGTAGGGGGTAAGAGGGTCGGCTATATTGTTCCCAAAGAAGCTGGCTAAAAATACCTACTAAAACAACATGAAATTCGCTCTACAAACGAATGGAAATTAGTAacgtttctttaattttaattactatTTTCTCTTAATAATCACGGTCTTTAAAAAtcttatattttcaaatttgtaGGGCGAACTTCAAATGGCATGAGACAAAGTTTTCCTGATTTTACAGCATCGTAATGGCAAGCCAAGTTAACTCGGCAACTTTGTGTGTTGTTACCACAAAAAACAGGAACGAAATAAATGGCTAAAAAGGGGGAAGCAgactttgtttttcaaactcaACCTCACTTGACTATGCAAATCGAAGAATCGTGTCGTGTGTGCTTGTTTTGGGTAGGAAAtggttaataaattatatggCACGGAGTACACTTGAAAACAATGGATATCGCATACCACCGTTCCATTCATATGCAGATGACATTCGGGAGTTGATCGGGATCGGAGTGGTGGGGGTTAAGGGAATTATTGAATGTgtggtaaataataaaaatgcatagATGTTTTTGTATAGATCCCTCTCTCTGGCGGCCGAAAAGCAAAACCAAAATCGGGTATGCGAAATGCAAAGCTTTTGTGATAAATTcacataatattttttttactttgggAATAAAATTTCAATCTATATTGTTATACAAATTTGTTAAAACtagaaaaaaaccaacaagGTTTTTTTATACGGAAAGAAGGAGTAATTCGAAAGTGTTATTAAAGAAGCCTAAAAGACTGCcaaattatatttgtattgttttcttggcatacttttaggcagcttaaatacatattttaaatccttttaaattctattccttatttatttccttacaaaaattctgtaataatCTTAAACTAACCAAAATAACTTTGCACTTCTATTCTCAAAAACAAAGACCcttttactaaaaatattccaacaTTTTCTGCGAACCACAAACACTTGAAGTTTCATAGCGAGAAGCTTGAGGGACACGAAGTTAGAGCAGGAGAGGAAAAGTACGGAATTAGTTTCAGAAGATACACAGAGAATTCCATCTGGCGAATCAAAGAACGAACGAACGGAGTTGAAAATATGCAGATACACCGAGAGAAATGGCGAGCACAAAAGTAAGACACCGAGACTTGTAGGCAGAGGAGAGAGAAGAGGTAAAGTGAGTTAGAGACAGAGATTACTTCAATAAATTACGGTGCGGCGATTCGTTAGGGGAcggtgtgtgtttttattggGGTCTTAACCATAGCTTAGTAACTCTCGGGATCCAAAGTAGATAAGTACACAGTTATACCTTGCGTTAGGCTAGGCTA
It contains:
- the esc gene encoding polycomb protein esc; this encodes MNSDKVKNGNNEAEDSDDSCGDESASYTTNSTTSRSKSPSSSTRSKRRGRRSTKSKPKSRAAYKYDTFVKENHGANIFGVAFNTLLGKEEPQVFATAGSNRVTVYECPRQGGMQLLHCYADPDPDEVFYTCAWSYDLKTSAPLLAAAGYRGVIRVIDIEQNEAVGNYIGHGQAINELKFHPHKLQLLLSGSKDHAIRLWNIQSHVCIAILGGVEGHRDEVLSIDFNMRGDRIVSSGMDHSLKLWCLNTPEFHHKIELSNTFSQEKSTLPFPTVTKHFPDFSTRDIHRNYVDCVQWFGNFVLSKSCENAIVCWKPGQLHQSFEQVKPSDSSCTIIAEFEYDECEIWFVRFGFNPWQKVIALGNQQGKVYVWELDPSDPEGAVMTTLSNTRSVSTVRQIAFSRDASVLVYVCDDATVWRWNRRQAAAI